In a single window of the bacterium genome:
- a CDS encoding ABC transporter permease: MEAIIKRYTFLYELGSLAILAKDILVQIFTPPFRFKPIVEQMKLVGLKTLPIASIMAIFTGMVLAVQSYYQFRQFELEAYIGVVVGLSMARELGPVLTAVIVAGRVGSSIAAELGSMKVTEQIDALRTLAVNPIKYLIVPKFLALLTMVPILTIYTDFIGILGGYLISVTKFGIRSSLYIDKTKYFVDPVDILSGLIKAIFFGLIIAIVSCYKGLNSEEGAQGVGKATTGSVVTSIILVLVTDYFLTLVLP, from the coding sequence ATGGAGGCTATTATTAAGAGATATACTTTTCTTTATGAGTTGGGTAGCCTGGCTATTTTAGCTAAAGATATCTTAGTCCAAATATTTACTCCGCCTTTTCGCTTTAAACCTATTGTCGAGCAAATGAAGCTGGTGGGCCTAAAAACTTTACCTATTGCTTCCATTATGGCTATTTTTACAGGCATGGTTTTAGCAGTTCAATCTTACTATCAATTTAGACAATTTGAATTAGAAGCGTACATCGGGGTGGTCGTGGGTCTTTCTATGGCCCGAGAATTAGGTCCGGTCCTCACGGCAGTGATAGTGGCAGGAAGAGTTGGATCTTCTATCGCAGCTGAACTAGGAAGTATGAAGGTTACTGAACAAATAGATGCTTTGCGGACATTAGCGGTAAATCCTATAAAATACTTGATAGTTCCTAAGTTTTTGGCTTTGTTAACGATGGTGCCTATTCTTACTATTTATACTGATTTTATTGGTATTTTAGGAGGATATCTTATTAGCGTGACTAAGTTTGGGATCCGCTCTAGTTTATATATTGATAAAACTAAGTACTTCGTTGATCCGGTTGATATATTAAGTGGTTTGATCAAAGCTATCTTTTTTGGGTTAATCATTGCCATTGTTAGTTGTTATAAAGGATTAAATTCAGAAGAAGGAGCTCAAGGAGTAGGCAAAGCTACCACCGGTTCAGTAGTGACATCGATCATCCTTGTTTTAGTCACAGACTACTTTTTAACTTTAGTTTTACCATGA